The window AGCAGGTGCTGGAACTGGTATTATTCCATGGTCGCACTTTACAAATCCACTTCCCAGTGGCACTGATGAACAATATATTTTGTCTACATCAAGCATATCTATAAGTATTGCACATCCGACTATATCAACTATAGAGTCAGTTGCCCCAACTTCATGAAAATGAACCTTATCAATTGTGCTAGCATGAACCTTTGCCTCAGCTGTAGCTACTTGCATAAATATATTTTTAGCTATTTCTTTAGCTCTATCAGTAATATCAGCATCATCTATTATATTGTGTATATCACTTAAATGTCTGTGGTGGTGGTGATCTTCGCCATGGCTATGTTCATGTGTATGTTCTTTTATATTTACACAAACATTAGTACCATTTATTCCATTTTCTTGTTTATTTTTTATAACAATCTCAAACTCATCATTCATATTAAGCTTGTTAATTTCAGTTAAAAATTTATCTTTATCAAGTCCTAAATCTAAAAGTGCTGCAAGAGTCATATCTCCTGAAACACCACATATACAATCAAAGTAAAGTATTTTTTCCATTTTGTCTTCTCCTTTAAACGTTATAATTTATTTATCATACTAGAAAGATATCCAGCCCCAAATCCATTATCTATATTCACAACAGATATTCCCGAAGCACAACTATTTAACATAGTAAGAAGTGCTGATAATCCATTGAAATTAGCTCCATATCCTACAGATGTGGGAACTGCTATTACAGGAACATCGACAAGACCTCCTACAACACTCGGAAGAGCTCCCTCCATTCCAGCTACTGCAATTATAACTCTAGCCTTCATTAAAATATCTCTGTTATTTAAAAGTCTGTGGATTCCAGCAACTCCAACATCATAAAGTCTTTCAACATCATTTCCTAAAAATTTAGCTGTATGATAAGCTTCATCAGCTACAGGTATATCCGATGTTCCTCCTGTAACTACTACTATTGTTCCCTTACCTATATTTTCTATAGGCTTATTCTGAATCTTTATAATTCTTCCTAATTCTTCATATTCACAGTTTGGATATATTTTTTTAAGTTTTTCATAAGTTTCTTTTTTTGCTCTAGTTCCAAGTATATTAGATTTTTTTTCATACATTTTTTCTACTATACCTATTATATGTTCATCAGTCTTTCCTTCGCAATATATAACCTCAGGATACCCATTTCTAATACTTCTATGATGATCTACCTTGGCATAACCCAAGTCTTCAAAAGGTAACGTTTTTAAATCTTCTAATGCTGTATCTACATCTACTTTTCCTTCCTTTATATCTAAAAGTAGACTTTTCAAATTGTTAATGTCCATTTTTCCACCTCTATTTTAAACTATATTTCAAATTTTATTGAATATTTTATTTTTTTAGTCATTTTTCTTTTTGCTAAAAATATGTAATAATTATAATATAATATAATTTTAACATACTTTTTGCAAATATTTTAACGTACTTAGGAGGTTTTTTAGATGAATGTAAATTTAATAGGAATTCCTTTATTCTACGGATGCGATAGAAAAGGACCTGAAACCGCTCCCGATTTATTAAGAAATAATGGAATCGAATCTATTATAAGTAAACATGGTTATACCGTTTATGATTTAGGTAACCTTTATGTAAAACCAGAAACAGATGATAACAAATTTAAATCAAACACTAATATGAAATATCTAGATTCTATTGTAGATATAAATACCAATCTAGCTCATACGGTATATTCTTCACTTGAATCAAACAGTTTTCCATTCATGCTTGGAGGAGATCACTCTCTAGGCCTTGGTAGCATATCAGGTGTTAGCAAGCACGATGATAACTTCGCAGTTATATGGATGGATGCACATGGAGATATAAATACTCACGAAACATCTGAAAGCGGAAATACCCACGGTATGCCACTTGGAGCTTGTATGGGATTTGGTCATGAGAAATTAACTAACCTATATTTCAAAGGTCAAAAGGTAAACCCTAAGAATGTATTTATATTAGGAGCTAGAGATCTAGATAAAGGAGAAATGGATCTTATAAATCAAAATGATCTTAATGTTTACTCTCCTGAAGATATGAAATCAAAAGGTCTTAAAGAAATAGTATCTTCTATCATAAATACTCTAAGGCAAAATAATATAAATAGAGTTCATTTAAGCTTTGATATGGACTTTATAGATTCTAAGTTCGTTCCAGGTACAGGTACTCCAGTAGACAGCGGATTTGATATTGAAGAAACTAAAACTGTACTAAAAGAAATATTAGAATCTAGTTTAGTTAAATCTATAGACTTTGTAGAGTTCAACCCTAATTTAGATAAAGATGATACAACTTTAAATTTAGCTATAGACTTAATAGACTTTATGTTTGAAAACTTAAAATAGGCTTATTAGGGATGCTATATTTGCATCCCTAATATACATATATCATCTTCATACTCTTGATCTTCTTTAAATAATACCAACTCTTCATTTATATCATCTATAATCTCATTTATATTTTTATCTAATCTACTATTTATTATTTCATAAACTCTATTATTAAATTCACACCCAGAATTATTTTTAGTTTCCATTAAGCCATCTGTATAGAATAAAATTTTATCTCCTTGTTTTAATTTAATTTTGTGCGTTTTAAATTCTAATCCATCAAATACCCCTAACATCATGCCTTCACTTTCTTTAATCTCAACAACCTCATTATCCCTTATAATCAATGGATATGGATGAGAACATCTTATATATGTAAACTCTCTAGTCTTGTTATTATATACTCCATAAAAAGCTGTTAAATACATATTCTCTGCTACATTTAATATTTTGTTATTTATATTCTCCATCAGCTTATCAGGTGTGTATAAAAGATCTTTACTAGTTTCAAGTATAGCCTTTACCATTGTAGTTATCATAGCAGCAGCTATTCCATGTCCAGATATATCACTTATAAATATACCAACATTATCTTCATCTATATTTATAAAGTCGTACAAATCCCCTCCAACCTCATACAACGGGTTGTAAACTGCTGTTAATTTTACTCCATTATATATAGGAGTTTTATATGGTATAAGACTTTGCTGAACATTTCTAGCAATAGATAATTCCTTTTTTATTTTATCGTTATAGTTTTGTATAATTTTATTATTTCTTTCAAGCTCTAATTTGCTATTTTCAATCTCAGTTATATCATCTAATATTACAAGTACCATGTCTTCATCATTATAAGTCATATGTTTTGTTGTAAACTGAAGATGTTTATTTATAGAACTATCTTTAATATAAAAATTTCTATTCATAACCTGCTTTAAAGTATTCTCCTTATCTTGAAAAGCTCTGTTTATTGCTGTTCTTACACAACACTTACCACAGTTTGAAGTATTGCCGCAGTCCTCATCCTCTTCAACAGTATAAATACATCCTATAACATTACCACACAACCCATTTAATATCTCACTATCCTGCTTATTAAATAATACCTTAAACGTATCATTAAACTCTTGTATTCTAACATTCTTATCAACTAAAAATATAGCCGAAGTTATATTTTCAAATAAATTATTTAAAAAAGTATTAGACTCTTTCAGCTGATTTATAGATAATTTCATTCCTATCACCCCTAATAATTATCATAGCTTATTTTAACACATTAAAAAACACTTCTTTTCACTTTTTATATAAAGAAGTGTTTTTAGGTATATATAAATTTAGTTTTTACTTTTGAGTATTTTTTCTAAGTACATTGACTTCTTTAAAGTTCATCTATTATAATTCTTAAGTTATCTTCATCAATTTTGAAATCTTTTGTTTTCTTTTTTATAGATCTAAAATTCAAAATGTACTTATAAAAATAAATGGTATTAAAATGTTAGAGAATGATTTAAATATTTTGTATAAAACTTGTATTACAGCGTTTGAATATCCGTTAAGAAAGTTCGTTGTCTAACCAAAGGGAGTTTAGAACTTTTAGGATATTCAATAAGATGTAATGCTTAGTTTTATTAAAAATATTTAACACATGAACGGTATTTTGATACCATTTATTTTGTGTTCAACCACCAAACTTCATCAAAAACAAAAAAAGAAGACCAAAAGGTCTTCTTTAATTACATCATTGGCATTCCGCCACCCATTCCACCTGGCATAGCTGGCATAGGATCATCTGATTTAATATCAACAACAGCTGCTTCTGTTGTTAAGAATACAGCAGCTACAGATGCTGCATTTTGAAGTGCTGATCTTGTAACCTTAGTAGGGTCTACAATTCCAGCCTCTATCATGTTTATATAGTTTTCATTAAGAGCATCAAATCCGATTTCAACATCAGAATTTTTAACCATCTCAACTATAACTGCTCCTTCAAGTCCACAGTTAACAGCAATTTGCTTTAATGGCTCTTCAAGTGCTTTTCTTATTATCTTAGCACCAATTTGTTCTTCACCTTCAAGAGTTTCAATTAAATCTTCAACTGCAGGTATAACGCTAACAAGTGCAGTTCCTCCACCTGATACTATACCTTCTTCAACAGCTGCTCTCGTAGCATTAAGAGCATCTTCTATTCTAAGTTTCTTCTCTTTAAGCTCAGTTTCAGTAGCAGCTCCAACCTTGATTACAGCTACTCCTCCAGCAAGCTTTGCAAGTCTTTCTTGTAATTTTTCTTTATCAAACTCAGAAGATGTTTCTTCTATTTGAACTTTTATTTGATTTACTCTATCCTTAATCTCTACTTCATTACCAGCTCCATCTACTATTGTAGTAGTTTCCTTAGTAACCTTAACAGTAGCAGCTCTACCTAACATAGATAATTCAGCTTCTTTTAAATCAAGTCCTACTTCTTCAGATATAACTTGACCTCCAGTAAGTATAGCTATATCTTGAAGCATAGCTTTTCTTCTATCTCCAAATCCAGGAGCTTTAATAGCTACAACTTCGAATGTTCCTCTTAATTTGTTAACTACTAAAGTTGCAAGAGCTTCTCCCTCTACATCTTCAGCTACTATAAGAAGTTTTTTACCTTGTTGTACTATTTGCTCAAGTACTGGTAATATCTCTTGTATATTGTTTATTTTCTTATCTGTAATTAATATATATGGATTATCTAAAACAGATTCCATTTTCTCAACATCTGTTACCATATATGGAGATAAATATCCTCTATCAAACTGCATACCCTCAACTGCATCAAGCTCTGTTAACATAGTCTTAGACTCTTCAACAGTTATAACTCCATCCTTACCTACTGTTTCCATGGCATCAGCTATAAGCTTACCTACCTCTTCATCTCCTGCAGAAATAGCAGCAACCTGAGCTATAGATTCTTTATTCTCTATATGTCTTGAATTTTCATGTAACTTAGCAACAGAAACTTCTACAGACTTTTGAATTCCTTTTCTAATAAGTATTGGATTAGATCCTGCAGCTACATTCTTTAATCCTTCTCTAATTATAGCTTGAGCTAAAACTGTAGCTGTAGTCGTTCCATCTCCTGCTACATCATTAGTTTTAGTAGCAACTTCCTTAACAAGCTGAGCTCCCATGTTCTCATATGCATCTTCAAGTTCTATCTCTTTAGCTATAGTAACACCATCATTAGTTATAAGTGGTGATCCGAATTTTTTATCTAATATAACATTTCTTCCCTTTGGTCCTAGAGTAACCTTCACAGTATCTGCAAGCTTATTAACACCTTTTTCTAATGAACGTCTTGCATGTTCAGCAAATTTGATTTCTTTAGCCATTAAAAACCCCTCCTATTTTATGTATCATTTATAATCTATTCTACAATCGCTAATATATCATTTTGTCTTAATATAGTATACTCTTCGCCTTCTAATTTAACCTCTGTTCCAGCGTATTTAGAGAATATAACCTTATCTCCAATCTTAACTTCCATTTTAATTTCTTTACCATCTATAACTCCACCAGGTCCTACTTCTACAACCTCGGCCATTTGTGGTTGCTCCTTTGCACTTCCTGGTAAAACTATACCACTTTTAGTTTTTTCTTCTGCTTCTAATTTTTTTATAACTACTCTATCAGCTAATGGCTTGATTTTCATTATAACCCCTCCTCTTATATATACATTGCATTATTTTCCTTTTAGCACTCACCCTGTATGAGTGCTAATCATAATTATAATATACCTAACTTACACTTATATTTCAAGTATTTTAATAAGTATTTATTTACTTTTTTCACTGATTTTCGTAAATATATTGTAGCCTAGTGTCTTTAAGTAAAATACTTAGCAAAAAAAACAAAAATTATTCATTTGAAATGAATAATTTTTATTTTACAACACAGCTGAGAATAATCTTGCAGCTGATTCTTTTAT is drawn from Tepidibacter hydrothermalis and contains these coding sequences:
- the larB gene encoding nickel pincer cofactor biosynthesis protein LarB → MDINNLKSLLLDIKEGKVDVDTALEDLKTLPFEDLGYAKVDHHRSIRNGYPEVIYCEGKTDEHIIGIVEKMYEKKSNILGTRAKKETYEKLKKIYPNCEYEELGRIIKIQNKPIENIGKGTIVVVTGGTSDIPVADEAYHTAKFLGNDVERLYDVGVAGIHRLLNNRDILMKARVIIAVAGMEGALPSVVGGLVDVPVIAVPTSVGYGANFNGLSALLTMLNSCASGISVVNIDNGFGAGYLSSMINKL
- the rocF gene encoding arginase, whose translation is MNVNLIGIPLFYGCDRKGPETAPDLLRNNGIESIISKHGYTVYDLGNLYVKPETDDNKFKSNTNMKYLDSIVDINTNLAHTVYSSLESNSFPFMLGGDHSLGLGSISGVSKHDDNFAVIWMDAHGDINTHETSESGNTHGMPLGACMGFGHEKLTNLYFKGQKVNPKNVFILGARDLDKGEMDLINQNDLNVYSPEDMKSKGLKEIVSSIINTLRQNNINRVHLSFDMDFIDSKFVPGTGTPVDSGFDIEETKTVLKEILESSLVKSIDFVEFNPNLDKDDTTLNLAIDLIDFMFENLK
- a CDS encoding SpoIIE family protein phosphatase encodes the protein MKLSINQLKESNTFLNNLFENITSAIFLVDKNVRIQEFNDTFKVLFNKQDSEILNGLCGNVIGCIYTVEEDEDCGNTSNCGKCCVRTAINRAFQDKENTLKQVMNRNFYIKDSSINKHLQFTTKHMTYNDEDMVLVILDDITEIENSKLELERNNKIIQNYNDKIKKELSIARNVQQSLIPYKTPIYNGVKLTAVYNPLYEVGGDLYDFINIDEDNVGIFISDISGHGIAAAMITTMVKAILETSKDLLYTPDKLMENINNKILNVAENMYLTAFYGVYNNKTREFTYIRCSHPYPLIIRDNEVVEIKESEGMMLGVFDGLEFKTHKIKLKQGDKILFYTDGLMETKNNSGCEFNNRVYEIINSRLDKNINEIIDDINEELVLFKEDQEYEDDICILGMQI
- the groL gene encoding chaperonin GroEL (60 kDa chaperone family; promotes refolding of misfolded polypeptides especially under stressful conditions; forms two stacked rings of heptamers to form a barrel-shaped 14mer; ends can be capped by GroES; misfolded proteins enter the barrel where they are refolded when GroES binds); this encodes MAKEIKFAEHARRSLEKGVNKLADTVKVTLGPKGRNVILDKKFGSPLITNDGVTIAKEIELEDAYENMGAQLVKEVATKTNDVAGDGTTTATVLAQAIIREGLKNVAAGSNPILIRKGIQKSVEVSVAKLHENSRHIENKESIAQVAAISAGDEEVGKLIADAMETVGKDGVITVEESKTMLTELDAVEGMQFDRGYLSPYMVTDVEKMESVLDNPYILITDKKINNIQEILPVLEQIVQQGKKLLIVAEDVEGEALATLVVNKLRGTFEVVAIKAPGFGDRRKAMLQDIAILTGGQVISEEVGLDLKEAELSMLGRAATVKVTKETTTIVDGAGNEVEIKDRVNQIKVQIEETSSEFDKEKLQERLAKLAGGVAVIKVGAATETELKEKKLRIEDALNATRAAVEEGIVSGGGTALVSVIPAVEDLIETLEGEEQIGAKIIRKALEEPLKQIAVNCGLEGAVIVEMVKNSDVEIGFDALNENYINMIEAGIVDPTKVTRSALQNAASVAAVFLTTEAAVVDIKSDDPMPAMPGGMGGGMPMM
- the groES gene encoding co-chaperone GroES, with protein sequence MKIKPLADRVVIKKLEAEEKTKSGIVLPGSAKEQPQMAEVVEVGPGGVIDGKEIKMEVKIGDKVIFSKYAGTEVKLEGEEYTILRQNDILAIVE